AGACTGGCAGTCCGCCACAGGCTCGGACTTAAATGTCCTAGAAGGATACCAAGAGGCTGGAGAAACTATGTTACTTTATTTACTACGAAGACATCTTCCACAACACTTACTATTTTTATAAAATTCTAGACTACTACTAATTTGATGTCAATGAAGCTACAAATCTTACAATGAAATAATTTATCTAAATTAGCAAACTGGTATTTGAAGGTTAAAATGACAGATTCTATTCAAAAATATTTAAATTCAGTGCGCTCACTTTGCCCCAAAGTGACGGATGTTGAATTAAGTTATCTAGAGACCGGATTATCGGTTTCTAATTTAAAAGCGAGGCAATTTTATATTGAAGCAAATGAGCTTCAACAAAGTGTAGGGTTTGTTTCCAAAGGATTACTTCGATCCTTTTATATTGACGAAGAGGGCAAAGAAATTACTGTTCGTTTCATAGCTGAAAATGATTTTGCTACCAATTATGTTGCCTTTATCAGCTTAAAGCCAAGCAAGTTTTATATACAATGTATCGAGCCCTCCGAAATTGTAAATATTCCCTATTTACATATGCAGAATTCTTACTCGAAATTTTTAACCTTAGAACGATATGGGAGATTAGTTGCAGAAGAGGTTTTAAAACACCATCAAAAACGAATAGAAAGTTTTTTGTTTGAAAATGCCGAAGAGCGCTATCTTGACTTTATGAAAACGTTCCCTAATCTGTACAATAGAGTTTCTATATCCTCATTGTCTACCTATCTTGGTGTTGAACGTCAATCTCTTACTCGGATTCGAAAAAAAATATTCCAAAATTCAATTTGACGCTTTTGTGTCAGTTGCGTATTTTCAAACACCTTTACTTTACATTGAAAATTTAATGTAAAAATGAACGTAGTTATTTTTGGAGCTACCAGTTACGCTGGCAGGTCAATTTTAATGGAAGTGTTAGCACAAAACCATCAGGTAACTATTTTAGTAAGTAACAGTAATCTTTTGTGTCCACAAGATAAAAACCTCATCATTGTTGAAGGAAGTGAATTTTCCAGAAGAGCGATACGATCCATTTTGCATAATCAAGATGTTGTTATTCAGTGTTTAGGTGTTGGAGACAACTGTTATTGCAGTTCAACATCTTTAGTTTCGTTTGCTACTGAAGTAATTGTTGAAGCTATGGAAAAGAGGAATGTTCGTCATTTAATTGCAATTAGTAATGCGGATTTAGGAAACGGCAGTGCCTCTCAGTCGTGGTTTTTTAATAAACTTATCCTATCTTATTTTGCAAAAAGGTCTAAAGTAATTCGCGAAGACAAATACAGCATGGAGCAAATTATAATGAGCAGTAAACTAGATTGGACGATTATTCGCTGCCCTGCTATTGTTGATAAACCTGCTAAAGGATATTGCAGAGCAACACTAGATGGTAAAGGTTTTAAACTGTCAATTACGGCAGAAGATATGGCATCATTTGTAGCTAGTCAGATTACATTAAATACACACTTAAAGCTGACTCCTTTAATCAGCAATTAGTATCAAATAAATCATTACTCAATTATCCTTAATTTTTATTGAATGAACAATCCTGCTCAAGAACAGCATCAATTTATAACCACTTCTATCGGCAATATTGCCGTTTACATAAATGAAGTAGCGACAACAGACTTGCCTATTATCTTTCTTCACGGCGTGTATTTCGATCATCATCTTTGGGACCATCAGATTGAACACCTAAATCATCGTACCACAATAGCAATAGATATGCCTCTTCATGGTAATAGCAGGACTTCAATATCGTCCAATTGGACGCTAGATGATTGTGCGATAATGCTGCTTGAGATTTTGGATAGCCTGCATTTGAAGCAGGTTATAGCTGTCGGACATTCGTGGGGAAGCATGACAATTTTGCGAGCCGCGAGTAAATTTCCGCAGCGGTTTTCGTCAATTGGTTTTTGTAATATGCCTTTTTTGGCTGCGTCAAAAAAGCAGGAGTCTATTTTTGCAATGCAACATGCTTTACTGATGTTCCGGAATTTTTATACCCGACAGACCGCAAAATTTTTGTTCGGAAAATCATCGCTAAAAAATAATCCTATGCTTCTTAACCAACTGAAACGGACTATGGGTGTCCTGACAAAGCAACAGATCATTCAAATTGATGAAGCGGTCATCATAAAAGCAAAAGACGTTACTGACTTGATAAGGAACTTGACAGTGAAGGCAATTGCCATAAAAGGTAAAGAAGATTATGTTCCGATACCTCCTCGAATTAAAATAATTGTTGTTGAAGGCGGCCATGTAAGTCCCTTGAAAAACCACAAGAGGTGTTAAAAATGATTGAGAGACTTTTAGGCTAAATTTTATTTAAAACACCAATTATATTAATTTAATGCAGAATTTTTGAGATCTAAAAATTTACTTTTTGAATTCATATGTAACTGGAATTGTCCAGCTACCACAAACCTTTTATGGTTAAACGTGTCTAAAACTAAATTATTAATCTCTATTTGAATGTCTCGATTATTCTGCCTTTTTTTAATTATGATTTGTTCCTCCTGTAGTAAGGACCATTTTACTCCCACCAAACTAAGGGAACGTACAACTAAAAACATACAAAATGATGGTATTTCTGTTACTGTAATTATCGATCAACCTAATTTGAAAAATGTTGATGTTTTGATGGTTTTTCACGGTACTGTTACTAGTGATCAAGATATTTTGACTGCGGCCAATACTACACTTGACAAATTCAAGGGGATTTTGGATCGAAATGATATGATGGTCATTAGTGTAGCTTACCCTCAAGAAAATGTACTATTAGGTGATTCAATTCTTCAGGCAGAAGCCGCTCTGTTGTGGTTAAAAAATACCGCTAACCAAGAATTAGGAATAACAGTAGGTAAAATATTTTTGGCAGGTCATTCTCAAGGCGGACATATGGTCAGCCGACTTAATACAATGCACAGAACCAATGGTGTAATTGCCAATGCTCCGGGACCTTTAAATCTGGTTTATCGTTGTCAATTTGAAGAGCGCGGGCAAGTTCAGCAAAGTGCAGTATGTACAAAACTAAAAAATGTATATGGTTTAACTTCGGAAAATGGCAATGCTTATTTTGAACGGTCTTTACTTAATTTTACAAATGGATTTAAATCGGATATTTTGTTTGTTCAGGGTCTAAATGATTCACCAATTCAGATGTATTCTTGGCCCATTTTTAAACAAGAGGTGTTTAATTGTACAGATTGTCAAAGCCGTCAGTTTGTTGAGATTCTTGGAGGTGAACATGGTTCACTATTTGATAGCGTTCAAGGGAAGTCTGCTTTTAATTCCTTTATTGGAAGTCATTAATAAAGCGATTATTTCTTTTAAATTTATAGTGTTAATGTTGATTAAAAAAAGTGTTAGATTAAACTTTTCTCTGAAATTGCTATCTAATCAGTATAAATTTTAAATTTTTTAGAAAATGATTAGATCGTTTCTGTTATTGGTGTTAATTTCTTTGTTTGGATGTAATAAGGATGACCACTCGAATATTACAAGCCCTGCTTTAATTCCTTATCCAGAGGGCTTGACGACTCATTATATAACAGTCAATTCTGTTATACGTAAGTATTTGATATACCGCCCGGCGGGAATGACTTCGGTTAAAGCTGTGGTGATGGTTTTACATGGAGGAGGTGGCGCTGGTGTGGGCGTTTCCGAGCTTGGTACCCATCCCTTATCCGTTTTTCGAACCTTGGCAGATCAAGAAAAATTTTTGGTAGTTTATCCTGAAGGGTCATCTGATATTCAGGGAAATCCAGGATGGAATGATTGTAGAAGTGATGATTTTTCAGGTAGTCAAGGCGATGACATTACTTTTTTAAAACAGTTGAATGCACAATTGGTTTCAGAGTTAACTATCAACGCTTCTAAAATGTTTTTAACAGGGACAAGTAATGGTGCATTGATGACCTATTCCTATGCGTTTCAATTTCCAGAGACTATAAAAGCGATTGCAGTATCGAGTGGAAATCTTCCAGAGTTTCCTGAAAGTGGGGTATGTACAACAGGTTCCTCAATTCCTTTGCCCATATTGCTTACACATGGTACCAGTGATCCTGCCATGCCAGCCAATGGAGGTTGCGTAGCTAATTTGGGAGGGGAATGCAATCGAGGAAAAGTTATATCGCAGTCTGCAACTATTAACTATTGGTTGCAAAGGAATGGATTGCAAAATGAGATCCCTGTTGTTTCACAATTTGATGTTAATGTTACCGATGCGGGGAATGTTGAAAAAAGGGTATATAATGGAGCGAATCCCCTTGTGTATTATGTATTGCATAACGCAGGACATCAAGTTCCAAGTAAAACCGTTTTTAGTAATTCATCGGCTGCTAGTGGTGTACAAAACCGAGATATTGAATTTGCAGAAGAAGTTTGGAGTTTTTTTAAGGGACTTCAATAAAAACAGCATACAATAGCGGTTTAGCAAAATGGCGGGTTCAGCGCTAAATTGAATTTAAGTGATTAAAAATCAGCCACTTCACCAAGCGGCATTACGATACTTTACCGAAAGTTTTTTTATTTTATTAGAGAAAGTGATAATAGAGTTAGTTTTCTGTTTTTAACATTATTTGGAAAATTAAATAATTTCATTCACTATTATAAACGAATTGACATCAATAATTAATTTATTTTCAGAGGATATTGTAACAGACAGCCTTCCAAAAAATTCATTTTTTTTACAATTATATTAGAAAACGACTTTGTTTAACAAATGAAATTTAATATTACCTATGAAAGTAGTCATTTTTGGCTCAAGTGGTTTTTCGGGGCACGCAATTCTAAAAAAGCTTTATCTCAAGATTATCAGGTAACCATTCTCTTTCGAAATAGGAATTCCATTCCAATGGAAGCTAAGAAAGCGATATTTCTGTTGAGAATGGAAAGATAAAATTAGTAGAACAATTTATTTGGACATCAAGAAATGGTGAACATGGATTTAATATTTTTAAAGAATTATAAATAGTTTAATATGTACATAAGCTCAGAAACACCAGAA
Above is a genomic segment from Flavobacterium phycosphaerae containing:
- a CDS encoding Crp/Fnr family transcriptional regulator, which codes for MTDSIQKYLNSVRSLCPKVTDVELSYLETGLSVSNLKARQFYIEANELQQSVGFVSKGLLRSFYIDEEGKEITVRFIAENDFATNYVAFISLKPSKFYIQCIEPSEIVNIPYLHMQNSYSKFLTLERYGRLVAEEVLKHHQKRIESFLFENAEERYLDFMKTFPNLYNRVSISSLSTYLGVERQSLTRIRKKIFQNSI
- a CDS encoding NAD(P)-dependent oxidoreductase → MNVVIFGATSYAGRSILMEVLAQNHQVTILVSNSNLLCPQDKNLIIVEGSEFSRRAIRSILHNQDVVIQCLGVGDNCYCSSTSLVSFATEVIVEAMEKRNVRHLIAISNADLGNGSASQSWFFNKLILSYFAKRSKVIREDKYSMEQIIMSSKLDWTIIRCPAIVDKPAKGYCRATLDGKGFKLSITAEDMASFVASQITLNTHLKLTPLISN
- a CDS encoding alpha/beta hydrolase, which translates into the protein MNNPAQEQHQFITTSIGNIAVYINEVATTDLPIIFLHGVYFDHHLWDHQIEHLNHRTTIAIDMPLHGNSRTSISSNWTLDDCAIMLLEILDSLHLKQVIAVGHSWGSMTILRAASKFPQRFSSIGFCNMPFLAASKKQESIFAMQHALLMFRNFYTRQTAKFLFGKSSLKNNPMLLNQLKRTMGVLTKQQIIQIDEAVIIKAKDVTDLIRNLTVKAIAIKGKEDYVPIPPRIKIIVVEGGHVSPLKNHKRC
- a CDS encoding alpha/beta hydrolase family protein; translated protein: MSRLFCLFLIMICSSCSKDHFTPTKLRERTTKNIQNDGISVTVIIDQPNLKNVDVLMVFHGTVTSDQDILTAANTTLDKFKGILDRNDMMVISVAYPQENVLLGDSILQAEAALLWLKNTANQELGITVGKIFLAGHSQGGHMVSRLNTMHRTNGVIANAPGPLNLVYRCQFEERGQVQQSAVCTKLKNVYGLTSENGNAYFERSLLNFTNGFKSDILFVQGLNDSPIQMYSWPIFKQEVFNCTDCQSRQFVEILGGEHGSLFDSVQGKSAFNSFIGSH
- a CDS encoding alpha/beta hydrolase family esterase, with protein sequence MIRSFLLLVLISLFGCNKDDHSNITSPALIPYPEGLTTHYITVNSVIRKYLIYRPAGMTSVKAVVMVLHGGGGAGVGVSELGTHPLSVFRTLADQEKFLVVYPEGSSDIQGNPGWNDCRSDDFSGSQGDDITFLKQLNAQLVSELTINASKMFLTGTSNGALMTYSYAFQFPETIKAIAVSSGNLPEFPESGVCTTGSSIPLPILLTHGTSDPAMPANGGCVANLGGECNRGKVISQSATINYWLQRNGLQNEIPVVSQFDVNVTDAGNVEKRVYNGANPLVYYVLHNAGHQVPSKTVFSNSSAASGVQNRDIEFAEEVWSFFKGLQ